In a single window of the Bufo bufo chromosome 5, aBufBuf1.1, whole genome shotgun sequence genome:
- the LOC121000726 gene encoding rRNA 2'-O-methyltransferase fibrillarin-like, whose amino-acid sequence MSVEDGEIKTEYRAWNPFRSKLAAAILGGVDQIYIKPGSKVLYLGAASGTTVSHVSDLVGPEGLVYAVEFSHRSGRDLINVAKKRTNIIPVIEDARHPHKYRMLLGMVDVIFADVAQPDQTRIVALNAHNFLKNGGHFVISIKANCIDSTAAPEAVFASEVKKMQPENMKPQEQLTLEPYERDHAVVVGVYRPPPMRRNDPPAYFFFFFETLFLYIKNPTEPHHPLLPVQNPMGAPAEGPICQDWGLIALPVSYSIDSIAVVTCRGRY is encoded by the coding sequence ATGTCTGTGGaggatggagaaatcaaaaccgaATACAGAGCCTGGAACCCCTTCAGATCGAAGCTCGCGGCAGCCATTTTGGGTGGTGTTGACCAGATTTACATAAAACCTGGATCCAAAGTCCTATACCTCGGTGCTGCCTCTGGGACAACCGTGTCCCATGTGTCTGACTTGGTCGGGCCGGAAGGACTGGTCTACGCTGTGGAGTTCTCACACCGCTCCGGACGGGATCTCATTAATGTAGCCAAGAAACGAACGAACATCATCCCTGTGATCGAGGACGCCAGGCACCCGCACAAGTACCGCATGTTGCTAGGAATGGTTGATGTCATTTTCGCGGATGTAGCTCAGCCTGACCAGACAAGAATTGTTGCTCTCAACGCCCACAACTTTCTGaagaatggaggccattttgtcaTATCTATAAAGGCCAATTGTATTGACTCCACGGCAGCTCCCGAGGCCGTGTTTGCGTCAGAAGTAAAGAAAATGCAGCCAGAAAACATGAAACCTCAAGAACAGTTGACGCTCGAGCCGTACGAGAGAGACCACGCGGTGGTGGTCGGCGTGTACAGACCTCCGCCAATGAGAAGAAATGATCCTCctgcttactttttttttttctttgagactttatttttatatataaagaaTCCCACCGAACCACACCACCCCCTACTGCCAGTGCAGAACCCTATGGGAGCTCCTGCAGAGGGACCGATCTGCCAGGATTGGGGGCTTATAGCACTCCCCGTTTCATACAGCATTGACTCGATTGCTGTGGTGACCTGCAGGGGGCGCTACTAA